Proteins encoded within one genomic window of Gemmatimonas sp.:
- a CDS encoding tyrosine-type recombinase/integrase, which translates to MRDKITKRKVDALKPNPAKDEYLWDTEAKGFGLRVKPSGARSFVLSYYAPGLHQTRRRLTIGVFGPLTVDEARKKALELLARIADGEDPAMMAADDRRAIRDETVAVLFPAYLQDGIDLRRPGTLANYEILGRLHILPALGHLPVARVTSKDVTDLHRSMRANPTNANRVVQLLKAFFYWLERQEVFRGENPARRTERYPEKVRERFLTVQETARLGEALRTAETEGLEPAPQHRKPTSGKRVHNAGMFAAESRRPANPSAVSALRLLILSGWREKEALTLRWDAVNFETSTATLEDTKAGRSVRSLSAAALELITAQPRLEGSAFVFPGKISGKPLQEIQRLWYAVRHAARLDDVRLHDLRHSVASTAAAQGHSLFLIGKLLGHKDLRSTARYAHLADDARKAMADSVAGAIGDALSALPSALVGPDSENDTNSARRLRRV; encoded by the coding sequence ATGCGCGACAAGATCACGAAGCGGAAGGTGGACGCCCTGAAGCCCAACCCGGCCAAGGACGAGTACCTCTGGGACACCGAGGCGAAGGGCTTCGGCTTGCGGGTCAAGCCGAGCGGTGCCCGCTCGTTCGTGCTGTCCTACTACGCGCCAGGACTCCACCAGACGCGGCGACGGCTGACGATCGGGGTATTCGGCCCTCTCACGGTCGATGAGGCGCGGAAGAAGGCTCTGGAGCTCTTGGCGCGCATCGCCGATGGCGAAGACCCAGCGATGATGGCAGCGGACGATCGGCGGGCCATCCGCGATGAGACTGTGGCCGTGCTATTCCCCGCCTATCTGCAAGACGGGATAGACCTTCGCCGTCCGGGAACGCTCGCGAACTACGAGATTCTCGGTCGACTCCACATCCTGCCAGCGCTGGGACATCTCCCAGTGGCACGGGTTACCAGCAAGGATGTGACGGATCTTCATCGCTCGATGCGGGCGAATCCGACCAACGCCAATCGAGTCGTCCAACTTCTCAAGGCATTTTTCTATTGGCTTGAACGCCAAGAGGTCTTCCGGGGGGAGAACCCTGCCAGAAGGACGGAGCGGTATCCCGAAAAGGTGCGAGAGCGCTTCCTGACGGTGCAGGAAACAGCCAGACTCGGCGAAGCCCTCCGCACGGCAGAAACCGAGGGCCTCGAACCGGCGCCACAGCATCGGAAGCCGACCAGTGGCAAGCGCGTCCACAACGCGGGAATGTTCGCCGCCGAGTCACGACGACCCGCAAACCCGTCCGCTGTGTCCGCACTGCGCCTTCTGATCCTTTCCGGCTGGCGCGAGAAGGAAGCACTCACGCTTCGGTGGGATGCGGTCAACTTCGAAACCAGCACGGCGACTCTCGAAGACACGAAGGCCGGTCGAAGTGTTCGCTCCCTTTCTGCTGCAGCGCTGGAGCTAATCACCGCCCAGCCTCGGCTCGAAGGCTCAGCGTTCGTGTTCCCCGGCAAGATCTCGGGAAAGCCTCTGCAAGAGATCCAGCGCCTGTGGTACGCAGTTCGACACGCAGCAAGGCTTGACGACGTACGCCTTCACGATCTTCGCCATAGCGTGGCCTCTACGGCTGCAGCGCAGGGCCATTCGCTCTTCCTCATCGGCAAACTGCTCGGACATAAAGATCTTCGGAGTACCGCTCGCTATGCACACTTGGCTGACGACGCCCGAAAGGCGATGGCAGACAGCGTAGCAGGCGCGATCGGCGACGCACTGAGCGCTCTCCCAAGCGCACTCGTTGGTCCCGACAGCGAGAACGACACAAACTCCGCAAGGCGTCTACGACGTGTATAG
- a CDS encoding helix-turn-helix domain-containing protein, giving the protein MSRPLTRPDALATELRNARRPRGLSIATLAVEAGVSPRLISEFEQGKRSNVSLETALRLLSLVGVSLRLSDAAGRAADPHRPALRTFGRHLRRGARGGTAGATR; this is encoded by the coding sequence ATGAGCCGCCCACTGACCCGGCCTGACGCTCTGGCGACGGAACTGAGGAACGCGCGACGCCCGCGAGGCCTTTCCATCGCGACGCTGGCCGTCGAGGCGGGCGTGAGTCCCCGGCTCATCAGCGAGTTCGAGCAGGGCAAGCGGAGCAATGTATCTCTCGAGACGGCGCTGCGGCTGCTTTCGCTCGTGGGGGTGTCACTACGCCTTTCCGATGCGGCTGGGCGAGCCGCCGATCCGCATCGACCGGCTCTCCGGACTTTCGGGCGTCACCTTCGACGAGGCGCGAGAGGGGGCACTGCAGGTGCCACTCGGTGA
- a CDS encoding carboxypeptidase regulatory-like domain-containing protein: MMRPILKRLLLAASMSVLSSAFASTAVLAQNTITLEGAVRADGAPVVGAQVTVRNVATAEVTRVATRASGEFRVLGLYSGQYTVNVKALGFRQRTDTVSLTLGQRARLEFTMEKGAAELDAQTVTAERVKQVEVQRMSVSAPVTKEEIENLPFNARGIMNLAGIAPGIKTYSAQSGRSLPSGGAAPDLRFFNVYMDGVEMKSLFNGNIVGLGQTGSPLPQEGLDNFRVYLNPYDAEFTRAGSYVISAESKRGTNQWKGSAFGFLQNKSMLAKNAFQAAVPNFGRDQLGFNIAGPIKKDKLFLATSYERTNTDFYLDVNPTTAAANTTFPAAKGSFAAPNTNHTLFTRLTYVQSPRLTYDFMGSSRFLRGEGNFGGRASQDAGISQKYEIYTAQLRQRYISASGNLVNEASLQLVNWNHNEAPLKPGPQFNYPGVQFGTSGFPLILKETHFRFVNRATYNLEKAGSHIIKAGVELSTVAAQQNQPNNTNGTFTFASDDPNALPTAASIAVGFTDPNGTSDAIADATAYTTGIYINDEWRLKPNFTLSLGLRHDVEFNTMNNKYTVPWANDPVLQNIPELKNYLNRGNRKNQLGNFSPRVSFSWDPFKDNRTFVRGGFGIIYDRVTSFMGFQERRNSTWRTYTFANPGTRDPAVLRQRVIAGASAAVAPILMDVEMKTPNSKQMSLGVGHQLTPTFGINVDYVRQHMDNLYVQRNPNYLDRTVTPARRKLTPAYGDILIWDDIGQSDYSSVLLQATYQRGKARVNLGYTLGWYQGDFDTAGLPNFAYSFLFNRQRTTGDERHRVALSHILPLPFGFTFSGVTTIASPRPFGSTDGRDINLDNILTDDFIGGTVSSTGNRTTLPANDWKNWYRTVDIRLARPILNWNGKKVSVSAEAFNLFNWKNNLSYGGIRYTAAGVEQTTFGVPTAAFAARMAQVGMRLDW; encoded by the coding sequence ATGATGCGACCGATCCTCAAACGGTTGCTCCTCGCGGCGTCCATGTCCGTGCTCTCGTCCGCGTTCGCTTCCACGGCCGTGCTGGCGCAGAACACCATCACCCTCGAAGGCGCCGTGCGCGCCGACGGCGCGCCGGTGGTCGGTGCGCAGGTCACGGTGCGCAATGTGGCCACCGCCGAGGTCACCCGCGTGGCCACCAGAGCGTCCGGTGAGTTCCGGGTGCTGGGGCTGTACTCCGGGCAGTACACCGTGAACGTGAAGGCGCTCGGCTTCCGGCAGCGCACGGATACGGTCAGTCTCACGCTCGGTCAGCGCGCGCGGCTCGAATTCACCATGGAGAAGGGCGCCGCGGAACTCGATGCCCAGACCGTGACCGCGGAACGGGTGAAGCAGGTCGAAGTGCAGCGCATGTCGGTGAGCGCGCCGGTCACGAAGGAAGAAATCGAGAACCTGCCGTTCAACGCCCGCGGCATCATGAACCTGGCCGGCATCGCGCCGGGTATCAAAACGTATTCCGCCCAATCGGGACGCTCGCTGCCTTCAGGCGGCGCCGCACCGGACCTTCGTTTTTTCAACGTCTACATGGACGGCGTGGAAATGAAGAGTCTCTTCAACGGCAACATCGTCGGACTCGGTCAGACCGGTTCGCCACTGCCTCAGGAGGGCCTCGACAACTTCCGCGTGTACCTGAATCCGTACGACGCGGAATTCACGCGGGCCGGTTCCTACGTGATCAGCGCCGAAAGCAAGCGCGGCACGAACCAGTGGAAAGGCTCGGCGTTCGGATTCCTGCAGAACAAGTCGATGCTGGCCAAGAATGCGTTTCAGGCCGCGGTGCCGAACTTCGGACGCGATCAGCTGGGCTTCAACATTGCTGGTCCGATCAAGAAGGACAAACTGTTCCTCGCCACGAGCTACGAGCGGACGAACACGGACTTCTATCTCGACGTGAACCCCACCACGGCCGCTGCGAACACCACATTTCCTGCCGCCAAGGGTTCCTTCGCGGCACCCAACACGAATCACACGCTGTTCACACGCCTCACGTACGTGCAAAGCCCGCGTCTCACGTACGACTTCATGGGCTCGTCACGGTTCCTGCGCGGTGAAGGCAACTTCGGCGGCCGCGCGTCACAGGATGCTGGCATCTCGCAGAAGTACGAGATCTATACCGCGCAACTCCGGCAACGATACATCTCCGCCAGCGGCAACCTGGTGAACGAAGCCTCGCTGCAGTTGGTGAACTGGAACCACAACGAAGCGCCGCTCAAGCCGGGCCCGCAGTTCAACTATCCGGGCGTGCAATTCGGAACCTCGGGGTTCCCGCTCATCCTCAAGGAAACCCATTTCCGCTTCGTGAACCGGGCGACATACAACTTGGAGAAGGCCGGCTCGCACATCATCAAGGCGGGTGTGGAGCTCAGTACGGTGGCGGCGCAGCAGAATCAACCGAACAACACGAACGGCACCTTCACGTTCGCGTCGGACGATCCGAATGCGTTACCCACGGCCGCTTCGATCGCCGTAGGTTTCACCGATCCGAACGGCACCTCGGATGCCATTGCCGACGCTACCGCGTATACCACCGGCATTTACATCAATGACGAGTGGCGCCTCAAGCCGAACTTCACGCTGTCGCTGGGACTGCGACACGACGTGGAGTTCAACACGATGAACAACAAATACACCGTCCCATGGGCAAATGACCCGGTGCTCCAGAACATCCCGGAGCTGAAGAATTATCTGAACCGTGGCAATCGCAAGAATCAGCTCGGCAATTTCTCGCCGCGCGTGTCGTTTTCCTGGGATCCGTTCAAGGACAACCGCACCTTCGTGCGCGGTGGCTTCGGCATTATCTACGACCGCGTCACCAGCTTCATGGGGTTCCAGGAGCGGCGTAACTCGACGTGGCGCACCTACACGTTCGCCAACCCCGGTACGCGTGATCCCGCCGTACTGCGTCAGCGCGTCATCGCCGGTGCCTCGGCCGCGGTCGCGCCGATCCTGATGGATGTCGAAATGAAGACGCCCAACTCCAAGCAGATGTCGCTCGGCGTCGGGCACCAGCTCACGCCGACGTTCGGGATCAACGTCGACTACGTGCGCCAGCACATGGACAACCTCTATGTGCAGCGCAACCCGAACTATCTCGATCGCACCGTCACGCCGGCCCGTCGCAAGTTGACGCCAGCGTACGGCGACATCCTGATCTGGGATGACATCGGACAGTCGGATTATTCGTCGGTGCTGCTGCAGGCCACCTACCAGCGCGGCAAGGCGCGCGTGAACCTGGGCTACACGCTGGGCTGGTACCAGGGCGACTTCGACACGGCGGGACTGCCCAACTTCGCCTACAGCTTCCTCTTCAATCGCCAGCGCACCACCGGCGACGAACGGCATCGTGTAGCGCTGTCGCACATCCTGCCGTTGCCGTTCGGCTTCACCTTCTCCGGCGTGACCACGATTGCGAGTCCGCGTCCGTTTGGCTCTACCGACGGACGGGACATCAATCTGGACAACATCCTCACCGACGATTTCATCGGTGGTACGGTGTCCTCCACCGGCAATCGCACCACGCTGCCAGCGAACGACTGGAAGAACTGGTATCGCACCGTCGACATCCGTCTTGCCCGCCCCATTCTGAACTGGAACGGCAAGAAGGTCAGCGTGTCGGCCGAGGCGTTCAATCTGTTCAACTGGAAGAACAACCTGTCGTACGGCGGCATCCGCTATACGGCGGCCGGTGTGGAGCAGACGACGTTCGGTGTTCCGACGGCGGCATTCGCCGCACGGATGGCACAGGTGGGCATGCGGCTCGACTGGTAA
- a CDS encoding DUF1343 domain-containing protein has protein sequence MTRSTLRQPAAMVATAMCALTLALLPLAPLRAQSRPAQPRTGNVIPGIEVLLTDSLHLIKGKRVGLLTNHSGRDRKGTSTIDLLFNAPGVKLTALYGPEHGIRGEAKAGEKISSGVDAKTGVTVHSLYGAVETPTPDMLKDIDVLLYDIQDVGARVYTYQWTLALTAASAGKPIIVLDRPNPIRADRFEGNILDLKFRSLVGQHAVALRYGLTTGELMRYLVGTKALNAQVTVIPMKNYTRAMWFDETGIPRVNPSPNLRTLDAELLYPGTVFFEGTNATEGRGTEAPFTLMGADYLTDHVAIARTLNTLKLPGVRFDTATRTIEPGYKFGGKTIPMIKVTVTDRNAVKPVELGIRMLRAFYAAHPNQFMWREPTVNAAGRIKGIDRLAGTDQLTKAVEAGTVDALIAQWNADAAKFATLAKPYLLYR, from the coding sequence ATGACTCGCTCCACCCTCCGGCAGCCGGCCGCGATGGTCGCCACCGCGATGTGCGCGCTCACCCTCGCCCTCCTGCCGCTCGCGCCACTCCGGGCGCAATCCCGCCCCGCGCAGCCCCGCACGGGCAATGTGATTCCCGGCATCGAGGTGTTACTCACCGATTCGCTGCACCTGATCAAGGGGAAGCGCGTCGGTCTGCTCACCAACCACTCGGGGCGTGACCGGAAGGGCACGAGCACCATTGACCTGCTATTCAATGCTCCCGGCGTGAAGCTCACCGCGCTGTATGGCCCCGAGCATGGCATCCGAGGCGAGGCCAAGGCCGGCGAGAAGATCAGCAGCGGCGTGGATGCGAAAACCGGCGTCACGGTGCACTCGTTGTACGGCGCCGTGGAAACGCCCACGCCCGACATGCTGAAGGACATCGACGTCCTGCTGTACGACATTCAGGACGTGGGCGCGCGCGTGTACACCTATCAGTGGACACTCGCCCTGACGGCCGCGAGCGCCGGCAAGCCGATCATCGTGCTCGACCGCCCGAACCCGATTCGCGCCGACCGGTTCGAAGGGAATATTCTCGATCTGAAATTCCGGTCGCTCGTGGGCCAGCACGCCGTGGCGCTGCGGTATGGCCTGACCACGGGCGAACTGATGCGCTATCTCGTGGGCACCAAGGCGCTCAACGCGCAGGTCACGGTCATTCCCATGAAGAACTACACGCGCGCGATGTGGTTCGACGAAACGGGTATTCCGCGAGTGAATCCCTCGCCGAACCTGCGCACGCTCGACGCCGAGTTGCTGTATCCAGGCACGGTGTTCTTCGAGGGCACCAATGCCACCGAGGGACGTGGTACCGAGGCGCCGTTCACGTTGATGGGAGCCGATTACCTCACCGACCACGTGGCGATCGCGCGCACCCTCAACACGCTCAAGCTGCCGGGCGTGCGATTCGACACGGCCACGCGCACCATCGAGCCGGGCTACAAGTTCGGGGGGAAGACCATTCCCATGATCAAGGTGACCGTGACCGATCGCAACGCGGTGAAGCCGGTGGAGTTGGGCATCCGCATGTTGCGCGCGTTTTACGCTGCACACCCGAACCAGTTCATGTGGCGTGAGCCCACGGTGAACGCCGCCGGCCGCATCAAGGGGATCGATCGCCTCGCGGGCACCGATCAACTCACGAAAGCCGTGGAAGCCGGCACCGTTGACGCGCTCATTGCCCAGTGGAACGCCGACGCCGCGAAGTTTGCCACGCTGGCCAAACCGTACCTCCTGTACCGCTGA
- a CDS encoding glycosyl hydrolase: MRPALLAFAATVCLSACESPARIAAPDVRPRSAITSSAATGSVGSGVFIESSPLGKPGLKAWDTWTTKVGGRSAYVMWYADWSSNFQGFAVTSAYERASAPVITWEMKNRRGQITYADILSGKYNTYIDSWATDAKADGRPIVVRLGHEMNGDWYGWGGAQNGSSEQSPQQFIAMWRYVRGRFQSKNVTNVSWAWCVNHESVPNVSWNQPEKYYPGDAYVDWICADGYNWGTSQTWSSWRTFDEVFAPIYARLTALAPSKPFMIGEFASSELGGSKATWITAAASSMATSYPQLRAFIWFNVNKETDWRVESSASSLSAFRSAFVSDPLFAWK, translated from the coding sequence ATGCGTCCTGCGCTGCTCGCATTTGCTGCCACCGTGTGCCTGTCCGCCTGCGAGTCCCCGGCGCGCATCGCCGCGCCTGATGTCCGGCCGCGATCGGCGATCACAAGTAGCGCCGCGACGGGGAGTGTCGGAAGTGGCGTGTTTATCGAGAGCTCTCCACTCGGCAAGCCCGGCCTCAAGGCATGGGACACGTGGACCACCAAGGTGGGTGGTCGTTCGGCGTACGTGATGTGGTACGCTGATTGGTCGAGCAATTTCCAAGGCTTCGCGGTGACCAGCGCGTACGAACGCGCCTCGGCGCCAGTGATCACGTGGGAGATGAAGAATCGCCGAGGGCAGATCACCTACGCCGACATCCTCTCGGGCAAGTACAATACGTACATCGACAGCTGGGCCACCGACGCGAAGGCGGACGGCCGACCGATCGTGGTGCGACTCGGTCATGAGATGAACGGCGACTGGTACGGTTGGGGCGGTGCACAAAACGGCAGCAGCGAACAGTCACCGCAGCAGTTCATTGCCATGTGGCGCTATGTGCGCGGCCGGTTCCAAAGCAAGAACGTGACGAACGTGAGTTGGGCGTGGTGCGTGAACCACGAGTCGGTGCCCAACGTGAGTTGGAATCAACCCGAGAAGTACTATCCGGGCGATGCGTATGTGGACTGGATCTGCGCCGACGGCTACAACTGGGGCACGAGTCAGACGTGGAGCAGTTGGAGGACGTTCGATGAAGTCTTTGCGCCGATCTATGCTCGACTCACCGCACTCGCGCCGAGCAAGCCATTCATGATCGGCGAATTCGCCTCATCCGAGCTGGGTGGATCAAAGGCCACTTGGATCACCGCGGCCGCCTCGAGCATGGCAACATCGTATCCGCAGCTGCGGGCGTTCATATGGTTCAACGTGAACAAAGAGACTGACTGGCGTGTGGAGTCGAGTGCGTCGTCACTGTCCGCCTTTCGGTCAGCATTCGTGAGCGATCCACTGTTCGCGTGGAAGTGA
- a CDS encoding AAA family ATPase has product MSSPNLRRTARRASATDARARRSPWRDLLSPPGTGPTRYWRIGAVLTILMLASSIGWYLTTSGTVLPPIVGYSDVARAIANGAVTSLDVSESGRRLTVTLSPGAVLANAPGATQVMTLVPTSVALADFERWSSAGIAVSVGPTDALSSPQRWNVLVPIGIVLVAAGILVGWQRRLRGGKFMVAPPARHLTMADVGGAREARADLQDVIAFLRSPEKFEAMGARCPKGVLLVGPPGTGKTLLARVVAGEAGVPVIIAGGADFTEMYVGVGASRVRALARRARESAPCIIFIDEFEALGGRRGRPNRSGEEENTLNALLVEMDGMAGNEGVVWMAATNREDMLDPAVRRPGRFDRVVEVPLPTLADRLEILRIHAERAPLSPNVDLNVIARLTPGYSGAELANLLNEAALVAVHAGASMITDADIEQARDKILLGRIRAGVVITPGERRLIALHEAGHAVVGLIACPEDRLHKVTIQARGRSLGAAHFSPEADKHLYSRRFLEGVIAKALGGRAAELIFLGADGVTSGAASDLIQATSVARRMVGEMGMSDRVGLVSADPAAHGGGAPSAQLQSRIDDAVADLVKVQADRAEALVRNHRGAVEAIAAALLEHEVLDAEDVIAIARRHGALGERALVAA; this is encoded by the coding sequence ATGTCGTCTCCCAATCTTCGCCGCACCGCCCGTCGCGCCAGCGCGACCGATGCCCGCGCCCGCCGTTCGCCTTGGCGTGATCTACTGTCGCCACCGGGAACGGGACCGACGCGCTACTGGCGTATCGGGGCGGTGCTCACAATTCTGATGTTGGCGAGTTCAATCGGCTGGTATCTGACCACCAGTGGTACGGTGCTCCCGCCGATCGTCGGGTACTCCGACGTCGCCCGTGCGATCGCCAACGGCGCCGTGACATCGCTCGACGTCAGCGAGAGTGGACGCCGGCTTACGGTGACGCTGTCCCCCGGTGCCGTGCTCGCGAACGCGCCCGGTGCGACGCAGGTGATGACGCTGGTGCCGACGTCGGTCGCACTCGCGGACTTCGAGCGGTGGAGCAGTGCGGGGATCGCGGTGTCGGTCGGTCCGACCGACGCGCTCTCGTCACCGCAACGATGGAACGTGCTCGTACCCATCGGCATCGTGCTCGTTGCGGCGGGCATCCTGGTTGGGTGGCAGCGCCGCCTGCGCGGCGGCAAGTTCATGGTCGCACCGCCAGCCCGACACCTGACGATGGCGGATGTGGGGGGAGCGCGCGAAGCCCGTGCCGACTTGCAGGACGTGATCGCATTTCTCCGGTCGCCGGAAAAGTTCGAGGCCATGGGTGCGCGCTGTCCGAAGGGCGTCCTGCTCGTCGGCCCGCCGGGAACCGGCAAGACGCTGCTCGCGCGCGTGGTCGCCGGCGAGGCCGGTGTCCCGGTGATCATAGCGGGCGGAGCCGACTTCACGGAGATGTATGTGGGCGTGGGCGCCAGTCGGGTGCGAGCACTCGCCCGTCGTGCCCGCGAGTCCGCGCCGTGCATCATCTTCATCGACGAGTTCGAAGCGCTCGGTGGACGGCGCGGCCGACCGAATCGCAGCGGCGAGGAAGAGAACACGTTGAACGCGCTGCTCGTCGAGATGGATGGCATGGCCGGAAACGAGGGCGTGGTGTGGATGGCCGCCACCAACCGCGAGGACATGCTCGATCCGGCGGTGCGCCGTCCTGGCCGCTTCGATCGGGTCGTCGAGGTCCCCCTCCCGACGCTGGCCGACCGGCTCGAGATTCTGCGTATTCATGCCGAGCGCGCACCACTCAGCCCGAACGTCGACCTGAACGTGATCGCCCGCCTCACGCCCGGGTATTCGGGCGCGGAGTTGGCCAACCTGCTGAACGAGGCGGCGTTGGTGGCCGTCCACGCGGGAGCGTCGATGATCACCGACGCCGACATTGAGCAGGCGCGCGACAAGATCCTGCTAGGTCGGATTCGCGCCGGGGTGGTGATCACGCCCGGTGAGCGGCGCCTGATTGCCCTGCACGAAGCGGGGCATGCGGTAGTAGGCCTGATTGCCTGCCCAGAGGATCGACTACACAAGGTGACCATTCAAGCCCGTGGACGCTCACTTGGCGCCGCGCACTTCTCCCCCGAAGCCGACAAGCATCTCTACTCGCGCCGCTTCCTCGAAGGGGTCATCGCCAAGGCGCTCGGCGGTCGCGCCGCCGAGTTGATCTTCCTCGGTGCGGACGGCGTGACGTCTGGAGCTGCGAGTGACCTGATCCAGGCCACGAGCGTCGCCCGACGTATGGTGGGTGAGATGGGCATGAGCGACCGCGTCGGACTCGTGAGCGCGGATCCCGCGGCGCATGGTGGCGGTGCGCCAAGCGCACAGCTGCAGTCGCGAATCGATGACGCGGTGGCCGATCTCGTGAAGGTGCAGGCCGATCGTGCGGAAGCGCTGGTCCGGAACCATCGGGGTGCGGTGGAGGCGATTGCCGCGGCGTTGCTGGAGCACGAGGTGCTCGATGCCGAGGACGTGATCGCGATCGCGCGTCGGCATGGCGCGCTCGGCGAACGGGCGCTTGTCGCCGCCTGA
- a CDS encoding cytochrome b562 translates to MHLRLRQFGAACVLAFAISSVAHAQRDEEKTPLGKKMSAMNAAFKAVGRQIDDPAKNANTLEQLAIIETNAKGALTLEPEKQSKIPAAEQAKFQAGYQKGMKDFIATVQKIQVAIKAGKNAEAVAVYDEMKGMQREGHKEYRIKKAGAPPGGN, encoded by the coding sequence ATGCATCTGCGACTTCGGCAGTTTGGTGCCGCCTGCGTTCTGGCCTTCGCCATTTCCAGCGTGGCCCACGCCCAACGGGACGAAGAAAAGACGCCTCTCGGCAAGAAGATGAGCGCGATGAACGCGGCCTTCAAAGCGGTCGGCCGTCAGATCGACGACCCCGCGAAGAATGCGAACACCCTCGAGCAGCTCGCCATCATCGAGACGAACGCCAAGGGAGCGCTGACGCTTGAGCCGGAGAAGCAGTCCAAGATCCCGGCGGCCGAACAGGCCAAGTTTCAGGCGGGTTATCAGAAAGGCATGAAGGATTTCATTGCGACCGTGCAGAAGATCCAGGTGGCCATCAAGGCGGGCAAGAACGCCGAGGCCGTGGCCGTCTACGACGAGATGAAGGGCATGCAGCGTGAAGGCCACAAGGAATACCGCATCAAGAAGGCTGGCGCGCCCCCGGGTGGGAACTGA
- a CDS encoding Rieske (2Fe-2S) protein — MESAVRGGTSAPVCSTRLFTADMPESTPAPDRRNFVAKAASIIVGGLISVVAPVAGLFTLFDPLRRKTDARGLVRVASLASLETNGQPRKFPVLDTLVDAWNKTENVPVGSVYLQRTGDATVRVLNSVCPHLGCSVGYNASTRGYFCPCHRSSFTLDGAIADPKSPSPRGMDELEAVVRDGEVWVRFQNFRKGSPDKIAV, encoded by the coding sequence ATGGAGTCTGCTGTGCGGGGCGGCACGAGCGCCCCGGTCTGCTCCACCCGCCTTTTCACTGCCGACATGCCCGAGTCCACGCCCGCGCCCGACCGGCGCAACTTCGTCGCCAAGGCCGCCTCGATTATCGTGGGCGGCCTCATTTCCGTGGTAGCGCCCGTCGCCGGGCTGTTCACCCTGTTCGATCCGCTCCGGCGCAAAACCGATGCGCGCGGCCTCGTCCGCGTGGCGTCGCTCGCGTCGCTGGAGACCAACGGCCAGCCGCGCAAGTTCCCCGTGCTCGACACCTTGGTCGATGCGTGGAACAAGACCGAGAACGTGCCCGTGGGGTCGGTCTACCTGCAGCGCACCGGGGACGCCACCGTGCGCGTCCTGAACTCGGTGTGCCCGCATCTCGGATGCTCGGTCGGCTACAACGCCAGCACGCGTGGCTACTTCTGCCCGTGTCACCGCAGCAGCTTCACGCTGGACGGAGCGATTGCCGATCCAAAGAGCCCGAGCCCGCGCGGCATGGATGAACTGGAGGCGGTGGTTCGTGACGGAGAGGTCTGGGTACGGTTTCAGAACTTCCGCAAAGGCTCCCCCGACAAGATCGCCGTCTGA